In Dromiciops gliroides isolate mDroGli1 chromosome 5, mDroGli1.pri, whole genome shotgun sequence, the following are encoded in one genomic region:
- the MCRS1 gene encoding microspherule protein 1 isoform X2 — protein sequence MDKDPQGLLDSSLMASGTASRSEDEESLAGQKRSSSQALGTIPKRRSSSRFIKRKKFDDELVESSLAKSSTRAKGATGVEPGRCSGSEPSSSEKKKTNDLTSVHLGVKFSCRFTLREVQERWYALLYDPVISKLACQAMRQLHPEAIAAIQSKALFSKAEEQLLSKVGSASQPSLETFQDLLHRHPDAFYLSRTAKALQSHWQLMKQYYLLEDQTVQPLPKGDQVLNFSDAEDLIDDSKLKDMRDEVLEHELTVADRRQKREIRQLEQELHKWQVLVDSITGMSSPDFDNQTLAVLRGRMVRYLMRSREITLGRATKDNQIDVDLSLEGPAWKISRKQGVIKLKNNGDFFIANEGRRPIYIDGRPVLCGSKWRLSNNSVVEIASLRFVFLINQDLITLIRAEAAKITPQ from the exons ATGGACAAAG ATCCTCAGGGACTGTTAGATTCATCTTTGATGGCATCTGGCACTGCCAGCCGCTCAGAAGATGAAGAGTCATTGGCTGGACAGAAGCGAAGCTCTTCTCAGGCCTTGGGCACTATTCCCAAGCGGAGAAGCTCTTCCAG GTTCATCAAAAGGAAGAAATTTGATGATGAGTTGGTGGAGAGCAGCTTGGCGAAATCATCCACTCGGGCCAAGGGTGCCACAGGAGTGGAACCAGGGCGTTGTTCAGGGAGTGAGCCTTCCTCCAGTGAAAAGAAGAAG ACCAATGACCTGACATCAGTCCACCTGGGTGTGAAGTTTAGCTGTCGCTTCACCCTTCGGGAGGTCCAGGAGCGCTGGTACGCCCTGCTGTATGATCCTGTCATCTCTAA GTTGGCCTGTCAGGCAATGAGGCAGCTACACCCAGAGGCCATTGCAGCCATACAAAGTAAGGCTTTGTTCAGCAAAGCTGAGGAGCAGCTTCTGAGCAAGGTGGGATCG GCCAGCCAGCCCTCCCTGGAGACCTTCCAAGACCTGCTGCACAGACACCCCGATGCCTTCTATTTGTCCCGCACAGCCAAGGCCCTGCAGAGCCACTGGCAGCTCATGAAGCAGTACTATCTTCTAGAGGACCAGACAG TGCAGCCACTGCCGAAGGGGGACCAAGTGCTGAATTTCTCAGATGCGGAGGATCTGATTGATGACAGCAAACTCAA GGACATGCGGGACGAGGTGCTGGAGCATG AGCTAACAGTAGCTGACAGACGGCAGAAACGGGAGATTCGGCAGCTGGAGCAAGAGCTGCACAAGTGGCAGGTGTTGGTGGACAGCATCACAG gaATGAGTTCTCCAGACTTTGATAACCAGACTCTGGCCGTGCTGCGTGGACGCATGGTGCGCTACCTGATGCGTTCCAGGGAG ATTACCTTGGGCAGAGCTACCAAGGACAACCAGATTGATGTGGATCTGTCCCTGGAGGGGCCAGCCTGGAAGATCTCCCGAAAACAAG GTGTCATCAAACTGAAGAACAACGGTGACTTTTTCATTGCCAATGAGGGCAGGCGGCCAATCTACATCGATGGGCGACCTGTCCTCTGTGGCTCCAAATGGCGGCTCAGCAACAACTCAGTGGTGGAG ATTGCCAGCCTGCGCTTTGTCTTCCTCATCAACCAGGACCTCATTACCCTCATCCGGGCTGAGGCCGCCAAGATAACTCCACAGTGA
- the MCRS1 gene encoding microspherule protein 1 isoform X1 produces the protein MDKDPQGLLDSSLMASGTASRSEDEESLAGQKRSSSQALGTIPKRRSSSRFIKRKKFDDELVESSLAKSSTRAKGATGVEPGRCSGSEPSSSEKKKVSKALSTPVPPSPAPAPGLTKRMKKSKQPLQVTKDLGRWKPADDLLLINAVLQTNDLTSVHLGVKFSCRFTLREVQERWYALLYDPVISKLACQAMRQLHPEAIAAIQSKALFSKAEEQLLSKVGSASQPSLETFQDLLHRHPDAFYLSRTAKALQSHWQLMKQYYLLEDQTVQPLPKGDQVLNFSDAEDLIDDSKLKDMRDEVLEHELTVADRRQKREIRQLEQELHKWQVLVDSITGMSSPDFDNQTLAVLRGRMVRYLMRSREITLGRATKDNQIDVDLSLEGPAWKISRKQGVIKLKNNGDFFIANEGRRPIYIDGRPVLCGSKWRLSNNSVVEIASLRFVFLINQDLITLIRAEAAKITPQ, from the exons ATGGACAAAG ATCCTCAGGGACTGTTAGATTCATCTTTGATGGCATCTGGCACTGCCAGCCGCTCAGAAGATGAAGAGTCATTGGCTGGACAGAAGCGAAGCTCTTCTCAGGCCTTGGGCACTATTCCCAAGCGGAGAAGCTCTTCCAG GTTCATCAAAAGGAAGAAATTTGATGATGAGTTGGTGGAGAGCAGCTTGGCGAAATCATCCACTCGGGCCAAGGGTGCCACAGGAGTGGAACCAGGGCGTTGTTCAGGGAGTGAGCCTTCCTCCAGTGAAAAGAAGAAG GTATCCAAGGCATTGAGCACACCAGTACCCCCCAGCCCAGCCCCCGCCCCTGGCCTCACTAAGCGCATGAAGAAAAGCAAGCAGCCGCTACAGGTGACCAAGGACCTGGGCCGCTGGAAACCAGCAGACGATCTCTTGCTCATCAATGCTGTGTTACAG ACCAATGACCTGACATCAGTCCACCTGGGTGTGAAGTTTAGCTGTCGCTTCACCCTTCGGGAGGTCCAGGAGCGCTGGTACGCCCTGCTGTATGATCCTGTCATCTCTAA GTTGGCCTGTCAGGCAATGAGGCAGCTACACCCAGAGGCCATTGCAGCCATACAAAGTAAGGCTTTGTTCAGCAAAGCTGAGGAGCAGCTTCTGAGCAAGGTGGGATCG GCCAGCCAGCCCTCCCTGGAGACCTTCCAAGACCTGCTGCACAGACACCCCGATGCCTTCTATTTGTCCCGCACAGCCAAGGCCCTGCAGAGCCACTGGCAGCTCATGAAGCAGTACTATCTTCTAGAGGACCAGACAG TGCAGCCACTGCCGAAGGGGGACCAAGTGCTGAATTTCTCAGATGCGGAGGATCTGATTGATGACAGCAAACTCAA GGACATGCGGGACGAGGTGCTGGAGCATG AGCTAACAGTAGCTGACAGACGGCAGAAACGGGAGATTCGGCAGCTGGAGCAAGAGCTGCACAAGTGGCAGGTGTTGGTGGACAGCATCACAG gaATGAGTTCTCCAGACTTTGATAACCAGACTCTGGCCGTGCTGCGTGGACGCATGGTGCGCTACCTGATGCGTTCCAGGGAG ATTACCTTGGGCAGAGCTACCAAGGACAACCAGATTGATGTGGATCTGTCCCTGGAGGGGCCAGCCTGGAAGATCTCCCGAAAACAAG GTGTCATCAAACTGAAGAACAACGGTGACTTTTTCATTGCCAATGAGGGCAGGCGGCCAATCTACATCGATGGGCGACCTGTCCTCTGTGGCTCCAAATGGCGGCTCAGCAACAACTCAGTGGTGGAG ATTGCCAGCCTGCGCTTTGTCTTCCTCATCAACCAGGACCTCATTACCCTCATCCGGGCTGAGGCCGCCAAGATAACTCCACAGTGA